In one Umezawaea sp. Da 62-37 genomic region, the following are encoded:
- a CDS encoding helix-turn-helix domain-containing protein encodes MSEASKVLRISKWSLNALIQRRRLSTIRIGRRRLVPVTSIEALIEVLRREEDR; translated from the coding sequence ATGAGCGAGGCCAGTAAAGTGCTCCGCATCAGCAAATGGTCACTCAATGCGCTCATCCAGCGGCGCAGGTTGTCGACGATTCGCATTGGCCGACGACGTTTGGTGCCCGTCACCTCCATCGAAGCCCTGATCGAAGTGCTTCGCCGCGAGGAAGACCGGTGA
- a CDS encoding replication-relaxation family protein, with product MQERLSERDLAILVDLDRLRLLTGKQLRRLHFPDGDPITQARKARATIRRLAELGVIVRLERRVGGMRAGSEGFVIGLSGWGHAVLALDDVRPRRHRRVIETKPAFQSHVLAIGELYVALIEHTRAGSSDLIEFAGEPEAWRQFGGLGGQAVTLKPDGFVRLGVGDIEVLAFLEQDMDTESLPTIDRKLGVYVSYWRSGQEQRHLGVFPKVWWLVPSTKRLEGISRTIAHLPLEARALFAVCLMSEAVAALTQPLTQGGAS from the coding sequence TTGCAGGAACGGCTGTCAGAGCGCGACCTCGCCATCTTGGTCGACCTCGATCGACTGCGCCTGCTCACGGGGAAGCAGCTCCGGCGGCTGCATTTTCCGGACGGCGATCCAATCACCCAGGCCCGTAAGGCACGGGCGACGATCCGACGGCTAGCTGAGCTGGGCGTGATCGTGCGCTTGGAGCGTCGCGTCGGAGGAATGCGGGCGGGCAGCGAAGGTTTCGTGATCGGCCTGAGTGGTTGGGGTCACGCCGTACTGGCGCTCGACGACGTGAGGCCGCGACGACACCGCCGCGTCATCGAGACGAAGCCCGCCTTCCAGTCGCACGTGCTGGCGATCGGCGAGCTGTACGTCGCGCTCATCGAACACACCCGCGCAGGTAGCAGCGACCTGATCGAGTTCGCAGGAGAGCCCGAAGCCTGGCGCCAGTTCGGCGGCCTCGGTGGTCAAGCCGTCACGCTCAAACCCGATGGCTTCGTGCGGCTCGGCGTCGGCGATATCGAAGTGCTCGCCTTCCTGGAGCAGGACATGGACACCGAGTCGCTGCCAACGATCGATCGCAAGCTCGGCGTCTACGTCTCGTACTGGCGGAGCGGCCAGGAGCAGCGGCACCTCGGCGTCTTCCCGAAGGTGTGGTGGCTCGTGCCATCGACCAAGCGCCTGGAGGGCATCAGCCGCACCATCGCCCACCTGCCGCTCGAAGCTCGTGCCTTGTTCGCCGTCTGTCTGATGTCCGAAGCCGTAGCAGCGCTCACCCAACCACTGACACAAGGAGGTGCATCATGA
- a CDS encoding site-specific DNA-methyltransferase — protein MSTQPDLPLNCVLVGDVRTRLAELPDASVDCIITSPPYWALRNYGHDGQIGAESTVEEWAEQIAAVCDQLARVLTPTGSLWLNLGDSYARSPRDGAAKKSLLLAPQRVALRLTRAGWLLRNQVIWAKKNPMPSSVGDRLTTTHEFVYFFTRQPNYYFDLDAIREPAMTHPHRGRAGRESYPPRAAVPNLGSGTSPRVDLNQGLAGMKARGQESHPLGKNPGDVWHLGTASYHGAHFATFPTELVRRPLLSTCPQRVCTTCGQPWRKATQVIDGRRLALGSLRADCGHTGWRRGRVLDPFLGSGTVALAAEQYDRDWLGIELNPAYAELAEQRLAAWRETQATKRKEQ, from the coding sequence ATGAGCACGCAACCCGATCTCCCGCTCAACTGCGTTCTCGTCGGAGACGTCCGAACACGGTTGGCCGAACTTCCTGACGCCTCCGTCGACTGCATCATCACGAGCCCTCCCTACTGGGCGCTGCGCAACTACGGGCACGACGGACAAATCGGTGCCGAGTCCACAGTGGAGGAGTGGGCTGAGCAGATCGCCGCTGTGTGCGATCAGCTTGCTCGCGTGCTCACACCCACCGGCTCGCTGTGGCTCAATCTCGGTGACTCGTACGCCCGCAGTCCTCGTGACGGTGCCGCGAAGAAGAGCCTTCTGCTCGCCCCGCAGCGCGTTGCACTCCGTCTCACCCGTGCCGGTTGGCTGCTTCGGAACCAGGTGATCTGGGCGAAGAAGAACCCCATGCCGTCCTCGGTTGGCGACCGGCTGACCACCACGCACGAGTTCGTCTACTTCTTCACCCGCCAGCCGAACTACTACTTCGATCTCGACGCCATCCGTGAACCAGCGATGACACATCCCCACCGCGGCCGGGCTGGGCGGGAGAGCTATCCACCACGCGCGGCCGTACCGAACCTTGGCAGTGGGACCTCGCCCCGCGTCGACCTCAACCAAGGTCTCGCCGGGATGAAGGCTCGCGGCCAAGAGAGCCATCCGCTCGGGAAAAATCCTGGCGATGTCTGGCACCTCGGCACGGCCAGTTACCACGGCGCGCACTTCGCCACCTTCCCGACCGAACTGGTGCGACGCCCGTTGCTCAGCACTTGTCCACAGCGGGTGTGCACCACCTGTGGACAGCCGTGGCGCAAGGCAACCCAGGTGATCGACGGAAGGCGGCTGGCCCTCGGGTCGCTGCGAGCGGACTGCGGACACACGGGGTGGCGCCGAGGGCGCGTGCTCGATCCGTTCCTCGGCTCGGGAACCGTTGCCCTCGCGGCTGAGCAATACGACCGGGACTGGCTGGGCATCGAACTGAACCCGGCCTACGCCGAACTGGCTGAACAACGACTCGCCGCTTGGAGGGAAACGCAAGCAACTAAACGAAAGGAGCAGTAA
- a CDS encoding antirestriction protein ArdA has product MERPRPRHEGGEHHHDKHEFAPEERIELGITAAIAGDLVIDDHTARAIAARLGSIKTPMLDLFTHTGHMDAEGFKELRAMRLDPPTSEQQAHWIDWLGGYWLSVEQQRATDAERHPTYEQRVYVADLDSLRRTIHHGLWVDANQAPADLKADVTAMLDSSPTVGATRWAVGAAKDLAGLDLTGSSDTALISRLARGVHQHGAAYSAWASIAGTDDHDQLDKFANFHVASYDSREAWMRDIADDLGWANHLDRAVDPMLRPFLRIDYEAMAESPLTERWDVVRGHDRRIHVFLR; this is encoded by the coding sequence ATGGAACGACCGCGACCACGCCACGAGGGAGGTGAACACCACCATGACAAGCACGAGTTTGCGCCCGAAGAGCGCATCGAACTAGGCATCACCGCAGCCATCGCAGGCGACCTGGTGATCGACGACCACACCGCCCGCGCCATCGCTGCCCGCCTCGGGTCGATCAAGACGCCGATGCTCGACCTGTTCACTCACACCGGCCACATGGATGCTGAGGGCTTTAAGGAACTCCGCGCAATGCGGCTAGATCCCCCCACCAGCGAACAACAAGCCCACTGGATCGACTGGCTGGGCGGGTACTGGCTCAGCGTCGAGCAGCAACGGGCGACCGACGCCGAACGGCACCCGACCTACGAACAGCGCGTCTACGTCGCCGACCTCGACAGCCTGCGCCGCACCATCCACCACGGCCTGTGGGTCGACGCCAATCAGGCACCTGCCGACCTGAAGGCGGACGTCACGGCCATGCTCGATAGTTCGCCTACCGTTGGCGCTACTCGGTGGGCAGTCGGGGCGGCCAAAGACCTTGCTGGGCTCGACCTGACCGGCTCTAGCGACACCGCGCTCATCTCTCGACTGGCTCGCGGCGTCCACCAACACGGCGCGGCCTACTCGGCCTGGGCTTCCATCGCCGGAACCGATGATCACGACCAGCTCGATAAATTCGCCAACTTCCACGTGGCCAGCTACGACAGCCGCGAGGCGTGGATGCGCGACATCGCCGACGACTTGGGCTGGGCCAACCACCTTGACCGCGCGGTCGATCCCATGCTTCGACCGTTCCTCCGAATCGACTACGAGGCGATGGCCGAGAGTCCATTGACTGAGAGGTGGGACGTCGTCCGCGGTCACGACCGCCGCATCCACGTGTTCCTCCGATGA
- a CDS encoding ISAs1 family transposase, whose protein sequence is MSSSPITVLSRQLAPLGEVAPQARTGLLEVLESVPDPRRKRGVRYRFAAILFVSVCAVVSGARSFAAIAEWAADAAEDTLSGMGIGAPNASTIRRALSALTGDGFDTAIGVWLSGRVKAAWMGAPGRRRRRAIAVDGKALRGSRHGEQRARMVMACLDHDSGVTVGQVEIAEKSNEIPMFAALLDTIVDVTGLVVTADALHAQRGHAEYLHGRGAHYVITVKGNQKALRDQLAGLPWKDVPIGYRETDTGHGRVVTRTYKVVTVAAGILFPHAAQAVRIVRTRKRKGSTRRASRETVYAVTSLTAAQAQPAELARYIRGHWHVENKLHWVRDVTMGEDASRARTGGGPRMMASLRNLAISLLRLTGHTNIAKAVRHMGRRPERAIKLISAS, encoded by the coding sequence GTGTCATCGTCTCCCATCACTGTCCTGTCACGCCAGTTGGCCCCGCTGGGCGAGGTGGCGCCGCAGGCGCGGACCGGGTTGCTCGAGGTGTTGGAGTCGGTGCCGGATCCACGCAGGAAACGGGGTGTGCGGTATCGGTTCGCGGCGATCCTGTTCGTGTCGGTGTGCGCGGTGGTCTCCGGTGCGCGGTCGTTCGCCGCGATCGCCGAATGGGCCGCGGACGCGGCCGAGGACACGCTGAGCGGAATGGGGATCGGCGCACCGAACGCGTCCACGATCCGGCGGGCGCTCTCGGCATTGACCGGTGACGGGTTCGACACCGCGATCGGCGTCTGGCTGTCCGGGCGTGTCAAGGCAGCGTGGATGGGGGCGCCGGGCAGGCGGCGGCGCCGCGCGATCGCGGTCGACGGTAAGGCGCTGCGGGGTTCCCGTCACGGCGAGCAGCGCGCGCGAATGGTGATGGCGTGCCTGGACCACGACAGCGGGGTCACGGTGGGCCAGGTCGAGATCGCGGAGAAAAGCAACGAGATCCCCATGTTCGCAGCACTTCTGGACACGATCGTCGATGTGACCGGTCTCGTCGTCACCGCCGACGCGTTGCACGCGCAACGCGGGCATGCCGAGTACCTGCACGGCCGTGGCGCGCACTACGTGATCACCGTGAAGGGCAACCAGAAGGCGTTGCGCGATCAGTTGGCGGGCCTGCCGTGGAAGGACGTGCCGATCGGGTACCGCGAGACCGACACCGGCCACGGCCGGGTAGTCACCCGCACCTACAAGGTCGTCACCGTCGCCGCCGGGATCCTGTTCCCGCACGCCGCCCAGGCCGTCCGGATAGTGCGGACCCGTAAACGCAAGGGCAGCACCAGGCGCGCGAGCCGCGAGACGGTGTACGCGGTGACATCCCTGACCGCCGCGCAGGCCCAGCCCGCCGAGTTGGCCCGCTACATCCGCGGGCACTGGCACGTGGAGAACAAGCTGCACTGGGTCCGCGACGTGACGATGGGCGAAGATGCCTCTCGGGCACGCACCGGCGGCGGGCCCAGGATGATGGCCAGCCTGCGCAATCTCGCCATCAGCCTGCTACGCCTGACCGGCCACACCAACATCGCCAAAGCCGTACGTCATATGGGAAGAAGGCCCGAACGAGCCATCAAGTTGATCTCAGCCAGCTGA
- the xerC gene encoding tyrosine-type recombinase/integrase yields MARRRANGEGSIYQRKDNGRWDGAVYVQTASGGRKRMRVYGATRAEVHSKLTALMAKDQQGIPTPDKPWKLGEYLGYWLEEVVRPNLRSSTYETYEQRIRLNLRPALGRYALTRLTVATVQDFFNQQLGDGHSVRKVQMMREVLRSALSHAMHEEHVARNVARLVKLPKYEPEEIYPWSVDEARQFLVAAQSDPLAAAFTLLVVYGLREGEVLGLRWQDVNLAAGVLEVRQQLQRTGGALRQTPLKTRAGRRDLPLVGLTRAALTRQHVRQTSARQAAEEIWQGGGDAAELVFTTKSGLPIEPRNFVRSFQRICQQHEVRRIKVHHVRHTAATTLKGLGVGARDAQLLLGHSQISTTQQIYQHDSMEGRQRALDLVDQALGSDTKDDHDKDPGRRQG; encoded by the coding sequence ATGGCTCGGCGCAGGGCCAACGGAGAGGGGTCGATCTACCAGCGCAAAGACAACGGACGCTGGGATGGTGCCGTCTACGTGCAGACGGCTAGTGGTGGCCGCAAGCGTATGCGGGTCTACGGCGCAACACGTGCCGAGGTACACAGCAAACTCACCGCCCTCATGGCGAAGGACCAGCAAGGTATTCCGACACCCGACAAGCCCTGGAAACTCGGCGAGTACCTCGGTTACTGGCTCGAAGAAGTTGTTCGGCCGAATCTTCGGTCGAGCACCTACGAGACCTACGAACAGCGGATCCGGTTGAACCTCCGGCCAGCGCTAGGCAGATACGCCCTCACCCGCCTCACGGTGGCTACGGTGCAAGACTTCTTCAACCAGCAGCTCGGCGATGGGCACTCCGTCCGCAAGGTGCAGATGATGCGCGAAGTGCTCCGCTCAGCGCTCAGCCACGCGATGCACGAAGAGCACGTCGCTCGCAACGTCGCTCGGCTCGTGAAGCTGCCGAAGTACGAGCCGGAAGAGATCTACCCGTGGTCCGTCGATGAGGCGCGGCAGTTCCTCGTAGCAGCGCAAAGCGATCCGCTCGCCGCCGCATTCACCCTCCTCGTCGTCTATGGGCTTCGCGAGGGTGAAGTACTCGGCCTGCGTTGGCAAGACGTCAACCTCGCGGCGGGCGTCCTGGAGGTTCGCCAGCAACTCCAGCGCACAGGCGGCGCCCTTCGGCAAACACCCCTCAAGACCAGGGCAGGTCGACGCGACCTTCCACTGGTCGGCCTCACCAGAGCCGCGCTCACGCGTCAGCACGTCCGGCAGACCAGCGCCCGCCAAGCCGCAGAAGAGATCTGGCAAGGCGGTGGTGACGCGGCAGAGTTGGTCTTCACCACCAAGAGCGGCCTGCCGATCGAGCCGCGCAACTTCGTGCGCTCGTTCCAGCGCATCTGCCAGCAACATGAAGTGCGCCGGATCAAGGTTCACCACGTCCGCCACACCGCGGCCACAACCCTCAAGGGCCTTGGCGTAGGGGCTCGTGATGCCCAGTTGCTGCTTGGCCACTCGCAGATCTCCACGACGCAGCAGATCTACCAGCACGACAGCATGGAGGGTCGTCAGCGAGCGCTCGACCTGGTGGACCAGGCCCTCGGCTCGGACACCAAAGACGACCACGATAAGGATCCTGGTCGCCGGCAGGGCTGA